In Naumovozyma dairenensis CBS 421 chromosome 2, complete genome, the following are encoded in one genomic region:
- the MSN2 gene encoding stress-responsive transcriptional activator MSN2 (similar to Saccharomyces cerevisiae MSN4 (YKL062W) and MSN2 (YMR037C); ancestral locus Anc_2.598) has protein sequence MVENRNGAVSSASEPTQLNSDPTTTISFDDLNIPNNGQKGDDNNINEFINNLDNQMTREPTGPNGKSNTSRSKKIPIISDNSMTDFLVNLESPYISSNPSNNNLESTTNSNDLSPNDFAFPLDRDVESFSPFMNLPNRNISGRFEGTTSNNFLDSKVDNTNKNTKNMRSIKNPSPTEYFDLSQFDNLIDNYITPDFVKEEPHLDTGKNYDDDPVHRSWMLKISEDEADQFSTFDFNRRHSTVITNRFPYLNNNDMNGRNSISGSVDFWNLPNSRINRSIPNVNASLRPFTSPTTSPPSNNNNNNNNNNNLNNRSSISDDPYQHSKAVDAKLAQSLNEFNMNFGSVNTTTNSETTPSAANISGTNHYDFTPHHQQPSYLEHYNQVLQHSKQPFPSGRRYSVTKQQRSSLPTSESVLNSELFTRLYDNSNMPLNLNILDWNNNNNNSNHNNNPSNDNNNEINEKNKGNEDLPTNTSNRDPKIENVSAGINFSNADGSKDPLSPNKKFIKPSMIFNENLQNLNPSLQSNLLNKENNLEISSNSFQNKEPINNNEKNNNINNNNNSNGNNPLLSTVNYNSYFISNPPIANVQPYFTESPVSSTILRPKTTSAAGRRASSIETTLIANSHQRLSRVVSPTAQGNQQVQIQSQRPSSQMPPPNQLPFTDVGFTSLQHLTGAFLQEHGQHQNQNGQGQGQDRGIKTTTAYNYGDENKPFQCDQCTKSFRRSEHLKRHVRSVHSKERPFACNLCEKKFSRSDNLSQHLKTHKKHGDL, from the coding sequence atggtAGAGAACAGAAATGGTGCAGTATCATCTGCCTCAGAACCCACCCAACTAAATAGTGATCCGACCACTACAATATCCTTTGATGACCTTAACATACCTAACAATGGTCAGAAAggtgatgataataacataaacgaattcattaataatttagatAACCAAATGACTAGGGAGCCAACAGGTCCGAACGGAAAGAGCAACACCTCTAGGAGTAAGAAGATACCTATAATTTCAGATAATTCAATGACAGACTTCTTGGTAAATTTAGAATCCCCATATATCTCATCTAACCCAAGTAATAACAATTTAGAATCGacaacaaattcaaatgatttatCACCAAATGATTTTGCATTTCCATTAGACAGAGACGTCGAATCTTTTTCTCCATTCATGAATTTACCCAATAGAAACATAAGTGGACGTTTCGAAGGAACTacatcaaataatttccTAGATTCCAAAGTGGACAATACCAATAAAAACACAAAGAATATGCGCAGCATTAAAAATCCATCACCCACCGAGTATTTTGATTTGTCccaatttgataatttaatagATAATTATATTACTCCGGATTTCGTAAAAGAAGAACCACATTTAGATACTGGCAAGAACTATGATGATGATCCTGTACATCGCAGTTGGATGTTAAAAATAAGTGAAGATGAAGCTGATCAATTTAGTACGTTCGATTTCAATAGAAGACATAGTACGGTTATCACTAATAGGTTTCCATAcctaaataataatgatatgaACGGTAGAAATTCCATATCTGGTTCTGTTGATTTCTGGAACTTACCTAATTCAAGAATAAATAGAAGTATCCCAAATGTAAATGCGAGTTTAAGACCATTTACTTCACCAACTACTTCTCCACcctcaaataataataacaataataataataataataatctcaACAATAGGAGCTCGATTTCTGATGATCCTTATCAACACTCTAAAGCTGTAGATGCTAAGCTTGCACAATCGCTAAACGAATTCAATATGAATTTTGGTTCCGTAAATACCACTACTAATAGTGAAACTACTCCCTCTGCGGCAAATATATCGGGAACTAATCACTATGATTTTACTCCACATCATCAACAACCTTCTTATTTAGAGCATTACAACCAAGTACTACAACATTCAAAACAACCGTTCCCTTCTGGAAGAAGATACAGCGTAACTAAGCAACAAAGATCATCCTTACCGACGTCTGAAAGCGTACTAAACTCTGAACTTTTCACAAGACTATACGATAATAGTAACATGCCcttaaatttaaatatcCTTGattggaataataataataataatagtaatcaCAACAATAACCCTTCtaatgacaataataatgagattaatgaaaaaaacaaaGGTAACGAAGATCTTCCAACTAATACATCAAATAGAGATCCTAAAATAGAAAATGTAAGTGCAGgcattaatttttctaacGCAGATGGAAGCAAGGATCCACTTTCTCCAAATAAGAAGTTCATCAAACCATCAATGATATTTAACgaaaatttacaaaatctCAATCCCTCTTTACAATCTAATTTGCTGAACAAAGAGAacaatttggaaattaGTAGCaattctttccaaaataaaGAGCCaattaacaataatgaaaagaacaacaacatcaataataataataatagtaacggtaataatccattattatcaacagTTAATTATAATagttattttatttcaaatCCTCCAATAGCAAATGTCCAACCATATTTTACAGAATCTCCTGTATCCAGTACGATTTTAAGGCCAAAAACAACTTCAGCTGCCGGAAGAAGGGCATCTAGCATTGAAACTACTCTGATTGCTAATTCACATCAACGTCTTTCAAGAGTAGTATCACCTACAGCTCAAGGAAATCAACAAGTACAAATACAATCACAACGACCATCTTCTCAGATGCCTCCACCCAACCAGTTGCCATTTACTGATGTAGGGTTTACCTCATTACAACACTTAACAGGCgcttttcttcaagaacATGGGCaacatcaaaatcaaaatggGCAAGGACAAGGGCAAGACCGAGGAATAAAGACAACAACTGCATATAATTATGGAGATGAAAACAAACCATTCCAATGTGATCAATGTACTAAAAGTTTTAGGCGAAGTGAGCATTTAAAGAGACATGTACGATCCGTTCATTCTAAAGAAAGACCATTCGCTTGCAATCTTTgtgaaaagaaatttagCAGAAGTGATAATTTATCACAGCATTTAAAAACTCATAAGAAGCATGGTGATCTTTAG